One Helicobacter suis HS1 genomic window, TTTATATCCATGCGCTTAATAAATTAATTGGGGCTTATGAAATGGGAAATGGGGTGGCTAAGGATATGCAAAAAGTGTTGCATTATCAAAATAAACTCAAAGAGGCTAAGTTAGAGATTACTAAGGCTTATTTGCACCTTTATCTTAAAAAAACTCTCTCTAAAACGGGGAGAAGACTTTCCCTTTAAACTAAAATAAGGATGGCCATGTTAGAGAATTTACCTAATTTACCCGTTCAACTAAGCGATGATGCTTTGCTAGATTTATTCAACCAGTACAACGGCGATCAACAGGGTGCGCCTCATATGGTACAAGCCTATTTGCAAGCCTTTGCTTACTTCCGTTGCATTGCTCTTAATGAAAACGACTTTGGCTATGAATTTTACGCTTTGGGGGAAATGTATGAAACAGGACTAGGAGTACCCCTAGATTTAGAGAAGGCTAAGAATCTCTATACAGAGGCAATCAAGCGCTACCAGACCTATGAAGGTGATAGCAAAAAACACACAGAGGCTATGCAGATTTTAGAAAAATGGCTCTAAACTTCCGCGCTAAATGTCCATATCAAAACCAGAATCAGACCCTGTATCGTAATGGCGCCAAGGCTTATTAGTTACGCGAGAAGAATCATCGCCTTTGATTTGGCGGTTATGGCTTTGCCTGTGGGTGTTGAGCGGATTATGGTAGGAATTACAAGAATGGGCTTGTTTGTAAGGATGTGTATCAGCTAGATTTGTAGATAAAGCCCCTCCTGTAAGAGGTAAACGCACTTTAACAGGCTCTTTAGAAAGCCGTTGCAATACAGATGCCCATGGCACACTCTTTGCTTTTGGAAGAACAGAGATTACAACCCCAAAAGGGGCGACTGCGTCTTGGAATTTTTGGAAGTCCTCTTGTTTTAGATGATAAACTAGTAAATCCATGTTTAACTCCTTATTTGAGTTAGCCCTATCCTACTGCTTTAAAAACAACCAACGGGCAATCAGCGTTTTAAGGCGTGGTATTTTTCTAATAAAAATAAGGGATGATAGCCCATCTTTGCCTGCCTCAAGCCTTCAATGCCTAAATCCTCCTCGCGGTTTACCAATTCGCAATCTGCAAAGGCATTTTTGAGCAGTTGTTGGTTAATCATCTGATAAGCTCCGCGTATTTCTGGGTCTGCCTTTTCAATGTGAATCACCGCTACTTTTTCTTGGATTTTCTCCCCAAAACTAAAGCTCGCCACACGCTCCCCTAGAAAAATTACCCCCCCCTGCAAATGTAACCGCTCATAAACTGCTAGAACCTCTAAAATCCCCTGATATTCATGTTCTAACCCCATATCACTAGAATCATCTAAAGCATGCCAGCTTTGTAAAGCCTCTTTAACTTGGGGGATATTGTTAGTTAAAAGAGGTTTGTAGGTAAAATGCGGGTAGGTTTTTAAAAAGGCGTTGAGGTGGTTTTTCTTTTTGTGGAATTTTTTACCCTGCAGGATAATAAGCTCCGGTACGCTATAGATATAATCAAAACGATCGCGCTGTGCTTGAAAATCAAAAACCCCGGGGAAAAAGCATTCTAATTCCTGCTTGTGTTTTTCTTGTAAAGCCCGTATCTCTAGCGCCTCCTCTGTATGGAGTAACTCCTCAAGCACCGCCCTTTTATCGCCCGCTCCAATGGGGTAGAAATAAAAGGGTTTTTCTTGGGGATATTGCGTGCGAATCAGTAAACAACCATGCGCCATGCAAAGGCTAATTTCTCGAGCCAAGCGCCACAAATAAAGATTGGTAAAATTCACATCGGCGATCAAAAAATCATCTTGCTTTAAAAAGGCATCTACTACGCTTTTATCCTCTAAGCAAATGGGTTTAAAGTGCAAGTTCTCTCCGTGTACTAGAATAATTACCCAGTAAAATAGGCGTGGGTGTGGGCAAATTTTGCAAAGCCAAAGCGTTTATCTCTACTAAAACCCCCTCTTTTGTGGCTAGAAATTCAAAAACCTCCAAAGTCTCTAAAAAGGGCTGGATTTGCTCTTTTTGGCTAGCAAACCATAGCGCGCACCGGCTAGGATCAGAAGAAGGATTAGAAAAATCCCCTCTTCCAAGCACAAAATACCAACGCTGGTTTAAAATAAAGCTATGCACAATTTTAAGGCGCTGGTAAATCAACTCTGTAACAAGTTCTCCTAAAGTCTCTTTTTCTAGCGCATAAAAACCAAAATCCACCCTGCGCGCCTCTATAGCTTTAAAAAGCTCCTCCGGATTTAACTTTAAAACTTGAGCGCGCCTGCCAAAAACCATGCGCGCATCGTCTACAAGCCCGCTTAAACCTATTTTTTCTACACTAATAAGGCTTCTGGAGACCCCTAAAATTTCAGTATAAATACTTTCTAAATCTGTACCTACCTGATTAAAAATTGCGTTTTCGCGTACGGGGTTATAAATACTCATACCCTGTTTATGCTTTTGCTTGGCAATTTGGCGGGTGCAAGCAAAGCGGGCATGCAAAAGTGCGCTAATTTTACGATCTAAACTATCAATATAGGCGCGCTGTTTAGTAATCTCACCCCCCTCTAAAGCGCCTAATTCATGTAAGATCAAATCTAAAAAATCCTCCCGCTCTCTTAAAACACTAATGCCCTCCTTTGTGATTCCTAGCTCTAAAATCTGTGGGCGGCTATTATAACGGCTAGCCATGCTTGATCCATAAGCCCCTGCTTGATAAAAAGCAATCAAGTCCCCTTCTTGTATCTCTGGTAAAAGCATTGATTTAGCAAAACAATCCGCGCTCTCACACACAGGCCCTACAATGTCATAGGTTTTTTGTGTGGGGGTTTGCTCTTTAAGCACTTTGATAGGGTGGCTTGCCTGATAAAGCGCGGGGCGCAAAAAATCATTCATGCCTGCATCTACAATAGCAAAGCATTTATGCGCTCTGTGTTTGATATACTGCACACGCGTGATTAAAACCCCATTAGGGGCTATAATGCGCCGACCCGGCTCACAAATGATCGTGCAATCTAGCCCCTTAAAAGCCTGTTTGATTGCTTCACTATAATCATCAAGGGCGATGATTGTTTGATCTTGCTCTTGGCTATAATCCACCCCAAGCCCCCCGCCTACATCTAAAAACTTTAAATCTATACCGCTAGCCATTAAAAAACGCGCTAAATCTGCTAGCTTCATACACGCCTGTCTGAGGGGTTCTAAATTATTGAGTTGCGATCCAATATGGCAATGCAAACCTACTGGCTCTAAAAAGGGGGATTGTTTGGCAAACATAAATATCTGCACCGCCTCTTTCTCCTCTACCCCAAATTTATTTTCAAAAAGGCCGGTAGAGATGTAGGGGTGTGTGATAGCATCAATATTGGGGTTAAGCCGTACTGAGATACGGGCGGGGGTTTTTTGCTCAGAGGCAATTTGTTCGATTCGTTTGAGTTCTGCAAAAGACTCCACATTTAGAAATAAAATCTTAAGCCGCAGGGCTTCTTTAATCTCCTCCTCTAATTTACCCGCCCCACTAAAGATAATCTTGTAGGCTGGAATACCGGCTAAAAGCGCTCTTTGTACTTCATAAAGAGACACACAATCCGCCCCCGCCCCCTCTTTTGCTAGAGTTTGTAAAATTTTCAGATTAGAATTAGCCTTAAGGGCATAGCAGATCAAAGATTTATGCCCTTTAAAAGCCTCTTTAAAGTCTAAGAATACCTGTGTTAACCCTTGCAAATCGTAAAGATAAAAAGGGGTTTTGTGCTCAGAGGCTGCCTTTAAAAGGCTTGCCGAATCTAACATGGACTAAGAAATTTTTCTGTCTTCTAAAACTTTATGGGCGTGGGCTTCCCCGATTTCAAAGGCTTTTTTGTTAAGCTCCACTACCTTAGCTGGTACTTTAGAAATCATGGTTTTAATCACATCTTCGCGATCAACACATTGGGTTAAAACCACTGTGATAGCCAGAGCCACCACAGATTGGGTAATGATATTGCCCACTTCCTCTTTAGCAATGGTGATAATGGGGATTTTATAAAGCTTAAATTTAGCCTCATCTTCTGGGGTGGGGCTCACTAAGTGCGGATCAACGACCACAATCCCCCCCTCTTTCACATCGCCTTTAAAAATCTGATAACTGCTTTGTGCCACAGAG contains:
- a CDS encoding SEL1-like repeat protein, whose product is MLENLPNLPVQLSDDALLDLFNQYNGDQQGAPHMVQAYLQAFAYFRCIALNENDFGYEFYALGEMYETGLGVPLDLEKAKNLYTEAIKRYQTYEGDSKKHTEAMQILEKWL
- a CDS encoding DUF2156 domain-containing protein — encoded protein: MHFKPICLEDKSVVDAFLKQDDFLIADVNFTNLYLWRLAREISLCMAHGCLLIRTQYPQEKPFYFYPIGAGDKRAVLEELLHTEEALEIRALQEKHKQELECFFPGVFDFQAQRDRFDYIYSVPELIILQGKKFHKKKNHLNAFLKTYPHFTYKPLLTNNIPQVKEALQSWHALDDSSDMGLEHEYQGILEVLAVYERLHLQGGVIFLGERVASFSFGEKIQEKVAVIHIEKADPEIRGAYQMINQQLLKNAFADCELVNREEDLGIEGLRQAKMGYHPLFLLEKYHALKR
- a CDS encoding chorismate mutase: MHARFACTRQIAKQKHKQGMSIYNPVRENAIFNQVGTDLESIYTEILGVSRSLISVEKIGLSGLVDDARMVFGRRAQVLKLNPEELFKAIEARRVDFGFYALEKETLGELVTELIYQRLKIVHSFILNQRWYFVLGRGDFSNPSSDPSRCALWFASQKEQIQPFLETLEVFEFLATKEGVLVEINALALQNLPTPTPILLGNYSSTRRELAL
- a CDS encoding 2-oxoacid:acceptor oxidoreductase family protein, which codes for METQLRFTGVGGQGVLLAGEILAEAKIEAGGFGTKTSTYTSQVRGGPTKVDIILDSKEIIYPYAREGEIDFMLSVAQSSYQIFKGDVKEGGIVVVDPHLVSPTPEDEAKFKLYKIPIITIAKEEVGNIITQSVVALAITVVLTQCVDREDVIKTMISKVPAKVVELNKKAFEIGEAHAHKVLEDRKIS